ATCCCTGGTGGACCATCGTTAATAACATAGTCGAGTCGCTCCTTGTCTGCTATCTCCTGTGCTGCCTTCCTGATCCTTGTAACCAGTCTGCCTGAGTTTGCTTCAGCAATGCCAAGTTTGGCGTGGACAAACGGACCGTACTTCGTATCAGATACGTACCACTCGCCAGATTCATTTTCCTCCATCGTTATTGCCTTGCTTGGACATACAATACTACATATCGCGCACCCTTCACAAGAGAACTTGTCTATCTCGAACGTTTCGTCAATTGCATTGAAGCGGCAGACATCGATGCATTCTCCACACTCCGTACAAGTAGCTCTGTTTATCTTTGGTGCCTTTCCACTCTTGAAGATGTGCGTTTCTCTGACCTTTGGATTCAACAGGAGATGTAGATCGGCCGCGTCGACATCACAATCGACAAAACAGGCATTGTGCGCCAGTGCAGCAAAAGAAGCGGTCAGAACCGTCTTGCCGGTCCCACCCTTACCGCTTATCACCGTTATCTGTTTCACCTCATCTTTCCTCTGAGCCAACCAGTTCGAACACTCCGCTTCGGTATGTCGTGAGGTATATACGGTTTTATATCAAGTAACGGCGTTCCGTCGAGCATATCGACTCCTCTCACCTTCAGGATATTTCCCCTCCGATTCAGCAACCTCAGTACGCTCAAGCCAAGCTGATTAGGCCTTCTCGGCGCCCTCGTAGAGAACAAACCTCTTTGTTTATCATCCCAGCACGGTTTCAACTTCAATCTATATCCTCTTGATTTATGGAATCTGAATATGACTATAATATGCGAAAATCCTTCGATGTCGCTCAGCCCGGCCGCGTATTCTTTAAAGACTTCTATCCTGCCCACGATTTTTGACCGCGAAAATTGAACTGGTGCATCCGCTTTATTTCTCAGGGGTGTATGTATAATGCCAATTGGTTCAATCTTCATGGATAGATTTCTTGATTGAAGTAAACATCTGTCTGAGATGGTTGCGGTAGGCCGGCTTTGCATCTACCAACGGTATACCTCTTGAATAGGACACTGCGATACTTCTGTCAAACGGTATGCGCATCAGAATGTCGATCTTCTCATTCTTGCAGTACTCTTCAACTTTATTGTCCCCCAGGTTCGCACGATTGATCACGACGCCAAAAGGAATATCTAATTTTCTCACCGCCTCAACCGCCAAGCCCAGATCGTTCAGTCCAAAGGGTGTTGGCTCAGTGACCAGTAAACAGTAATCACTCCCTCTTACTGATTCAATGACCGGACACGAGGTGCCCGGCGGCGCATCAATGATAATATCTTTTTTCTCTGCAATGTTCCTCTTGACCGCTCTGACCAGTGGCGGTGCCATCACCTCACCGACATTCATCTTTCCCTGGATGAATTGCATTTCTCCTACCCGGCCCCTATCAACCTTACCGATTTCTCTGTCGACTTCCCTGATCGCTCTCTGCGGGCACAGCAGAGCACAACCGCCGCATCCGTGGCAAAGATGCGGGAACACGAGCACCCTATCCTTCAACACTGCCAGAGAATTGTATGCACAGATCTCGGCGCACTTGCCACAGTAGTCGCATTTGGATTCATCTACTTCTGGTACCGGTGTCGAGACAATTTCGGATCGCTCCCATCGAACTTTGATAAATAGATGTGCATTCGGTTCTTCCACATCACAATCCAAAAATTGCACGTTACCAACCGCAAGAGCAAGGCTTGTGGCGATCGTCGTCTTCCCTGTTCCTCCCTTTCCGCTGGCAACCGATAGCACCATGGATCTTAAAATCTTAGCATCTGCCTGCCGCACTTCGGGCATGATAGAGAACTACAGGGAATGCCTGCCTGGTGAGGAACCTTTGCCCCGCAACCAGGGCAAACACACTCGCCAGCCGGACCAGCGCCTTGTCCCCGGCGGCCCATGCCTCGTCCCTTGCCAAAACCTTGGTCAGAACGACCACCACGGCCCTGATTCCCAGGGCCCGAACTATCGCCACGTGGCATTGTGTCACCTCCTTTATTGCCGACCTGGTAAACCAAATTTCGAATTGACGCTAGGTTTGTCAGTGGGGCTCAATTCACCACTTGCGTACTTCTCAATCGCTTCTTTAACGGTCCCTGATACCCCAGTGATCACCTCTATTCCTGCGGCCCTCAAGGTTTCGAAAGCATTGGGGCCAACGTTGCCGGTCAGCACCACTCGGGCCTCCCTTTTTGCCACGAGTTGGCCAGATTGAATTCCGGCACCGCCCGTAGCATCGCTATTCGGATTCTCAATTGCTTCGAAATCAAGTGTGTCTTCATCTACGAACAGGAAATACTTGCACCGTCCGAACCGCGGGTCAAGTTGCGAATCGAGATTATCACCTTGTGATGTAACACAAATCTTCATCTTAATTCTCCTTACCTCAGTGCTCTCCCTTATGTTCTTCGGGATGATCGCACTCTGTTTTGCCTAATCCATAACCTTTTCCTGAACCTGGCTTGCAGAGACTTTCACCACCTTCAAGCGTACCCTCTTGTATCTTTTCCAATACGTCTTCTATTTTCCCCGTAATACCTAATATCGCCTGTATTCCGTATTCACTGAAAAAGTTCGTTGCCCGCCTTCCCATACCACCGCATACAATACATTCAACTCCCTTCTCATACAGAAATTGCGGTATGAAGCCGGGTTGATGTCCTGGATTTTGGACTGTTTCCCGTTTTGTAATTTTGCCTTCATTAACATCGACAATTGTAAAAGTCGGGCACCGTCCAAAATGAGCCGACACCAGATCACCGTCTGATGATATTGCTATACGCATAATGATTACTCCTTTTGCGATTTTACACAATCAAGGAATGGGAGCAGAAAGGAATGACAGCCGCTCCCATTCACTCCGCTATTTCTTCTCTTGTGTTTGAGCTTTTTCCAAAGTCCCGATCCGCTCCTGTATTTCCTTAAGCTCGTTCTGCAAGAACTCGGATTGTTCCCTTAACATCGTCATCTCATCACTCGTGCTCAACTCACGCCCGTTAGGATAAGTTGGATACACATAACCACTGTAGTACGGATCGCCGTATGCATACGGAACCCAGCCCGGTCCTGGGCCATACCAATGGCGCCATCCGCGACCAAACCAACCACGGCCTCTGCCAAAACGACGGCCGCGACCACCAACTGGGTTGGCATATCCAGGTGCTGCGTAACCAGCACAATAGCCGGCACCTCTTCCAGTCATTGGCCCGGCTCCAAGAGGACCTGTTCTATCTCCACCTGGCATCTTAAATCACCCCCTTTCAATAGTTATTGAAAATCATTTTCATTAACGGTCAAAAAAAATTTTACCATCATTTTTTTCGGCATTTATCGCATAGTCCATAAAACTGAATAAGATGATTCGTGATCTCGAAGTCGAATTTTCTCTGTAACCCTTTCTCAGTCCGGCTCAGTAATTCGACTTCATCGTCGATAAAATCAGTGTAATCAATGACCCGACCGCAGTTTGTGCAAACAAGATGATGGTGGTGCCGTGAACCTTTGGGGCCTTCAGACAGTTCATATCTTGCCCGCCCATCGCCAAAGTCGAATTTAAAAACGAGGCCCATGTGTACCAGCAATTCAAGGGTGCGATAGACGGTCGTGAGCCCGACATTGGGCTGGATCTTGTGCACGGCAAGATACACCTCTTCAGCGCTCAGGTGCTCTTCGGTACGACTTAGAATATCGAGGATTGCTTCTCGGGCAACCGTGATCCGATAACCGCGACCGCGAAATCTTCCATACCACCAGTGCGGCCCTGGATTACCTCTCCTCACGCGCTCCATCCCATTGGTCTAACAATCCAATCATATTGACTCTTTTAATGATAATGATAACCATTTACATTTACATTATAATCAAAATACCCGGTTTGTCAAGGGTCAAAAGTAAACACCCCCAACCTGCTATATTTTGTTAACTTCTGCAGGTTAACACAAGTTAACACTACCAACCTGCTATATTTTTCTTCTCATCAAAATCCCTGTCACAGCTACCCTGGAAAGTCTGAATGCACGCGCAAGCAAAGCTGGCTTGAAACCATATCGCTCATATAACAGCCTTATTGCATAATGCCTTAAATGTCGTTCTTTTATCCCCTGTGGCTCCAGCAACACCGATCTATCTACGTTCATTATTCTACCCGCATAGTCTATTAGTTCACTGCCTTCCAGGAGCGTAAAATATCGCCTGCTCCAATCAACTGGTCCATCATCGTGAGAAAGCACAAACGCCCGATACTCGCGCAAGCGACTCTCACCCTCACCAAACTGCTCCAATATCACATTGCTTTTTACGAACTCCTTCATCTCGAGACCCATATATGTACGATAACTGGACCAAGGGTAATCAGCTGGATCCTCCACAATTCCGGCTTCCGTCGCTTGGCGATGTATATATCTGGACAACCACTTCCCGTAAACATTAGCTAGTACTAGTTTGTTATTGAACCTCTCACCAAAAACATGTCCAACGCGTTCATTTATTTTGTTGTAATATCGAGCATAATGACCATGTAGGTTCATCATGAATACTGAGATGTTCTTGGACCTATCGTAGATGAATAGATGAACGTGTGACTCCATCAATGCATACGCTAAGATGTCAACATCAAAGCACAAAGCATATTCCTCAAGCATTATCAGATACTTCTGATAATGCTCTACGGATTTGAAGACGGGATGTCGGTCATTTCCCCAAGCATATATGTGATGATAAAGATTCTCGCCGCAAATTCGTGGGATCCAGCCCATAATTCCATCTGTCTATATATATGACAGAAAAAGGGGTATGGAATAAAACAAAAAAGTGAACATCAGAAGTCATAAAAGGGATATAGTGCGAAAAAGTTTCCATATATCTGCTTATTTTGCAGCGAAAGTTAACAAAATATAGCAGGTTGGGGGTTCAGGTTGGGGGTTCGACTAAGCAGAATTCAGATATCTACCTACCACCAACAGCATCTTGACTTAAAAACGATATCGACTACCATGAGTTAGGAGGTCTCCATGATGACAAAAATATCTGTATTGGGAATATCTATCGCGTTCGCCCTGTTCGCCCAAACACCGGTATTCGATCCTCCGGTATATGTTCAGGCGAATGGTGTAAACATAAACGTCGGCTATGGAGGAAACGCATCGCCTTTTGTCATTGATTGGGACGGCGACGGCAAGCAGGACCTATTGCTCGGTCAATTCGATATGGGCAAAGTCCGTTTCTACACCAATATTGGCACACACTACAATCCCACTTTCGGCAACTTCGTATACTTACAGGCCGGTGGTGTGGATATTTCAGTGAGTTATGGCTGATGCCAGGGAGCGACAGTCGCAGTTTGCGACTGGAATGAAGATGGTTATCTTGACCTCATAACGGGCGAGAGATACGGCTATTTTACCCTTTTTCAACGAAGCGCAACCGGGCAGCTAACCAACATGGGCCACATTCAGGCCGATGGCATTGATATTCAGACCGCCAACAATGCATGGCCCTATGTTTGCGATTACAACGATGACGGCAAGAAAGACCTTCTGGTCGGGCAGGAAGGCATATATTCAACCTGCAATGTGTATGTCTACCTGAACGAGGGCACGAATGAAACACCTGCCTTCGGCGATTCAACACCAGTGTTATTCAATGGAAGCCCGACGTCCTACTGGCGGACAGTACCTGTGTTCATAGACCTCGATCTCGATGGGAAGAATGACATAGTTCTTGGCGGATGGTACAGCGACGTCCGATTCTACACGAATGTTGGCACTAATGCAAATCCAGTATTCTCTAACTACATATATCTGGTTTTACCTGACTCGCAAGGCTATTCCAGCGGAAATCCGCCCCGTGTTGCATTCGCGGACTGGGATGGTGACAGCGATCTCGATATGCTCACGTGTGACTACTACGGCTCGGTTTTTCTCCGCGAAAATGTAACATCCCCAGGCATCGTCGAGAATGACAAGAATCCTGCGGCGTCTAATGTGCTTACCGTCACACCAAATCCATTTTCAGATTTGGCCACTATAAACTATCAGCCAGCAGATGATAGAGAGGTCAATTTGACAATCTGCGACATAACCGGCCGAACAGTAAAATCATTTCCGCTAATCACATCTCAGCCATTTGGCTCCATGTCCGTGGCATGGGACGGCAGAGACAATGAACACCGTCGAGTTCCGGATGGTGTCTATCTTATTACGCTCATGACTGGAAGTAGGATCGAAACGAAGAAAGTACTACTTGTTCGGTGATGTCGATTTTGCTTTGAGAGAGCTATCCACATAGTATCGCATTACAACCTTGCTCGCTGAAGGGCGTTTGCACTCTACAAAACCCACTTTTCTGAAGATCTGCGGAAGACCCATGAAACTGGATACCGGGGGAAGCTCTTTGCGCCTCGGAATGGCCGGATAAGCCTCAACTATCTTTGCTCCACGAGAGCCAGCATACTCGACGGCTCTGCGAATGAGCTTTTCACTCACGCCTCTACCATGATACTCTTTGTGTATGAAAAAACATACGATCGACCAGACGGGTTCACTATCCAACCGCTTCAGTACGCGCGAACGTTCCAGGGCAGCATACTGCTCACGCGGAGCGATCGAGCACCATCCGATCGCCGTCTTGACCTTATAAGCAAGTAACCCTGGAATATTGCCCGAATCGACCAGGTGCTTCATTGCCCGGCGATTGCCTGCACCCTGACCTTTTTCAAATTCACGACGGGACAACCTCCACCACATACACCAACAGCCGCCATAAGCACCCTTCTTGCCGAATAATTCGACAAAATCAGACCAAAAAGATGACGTCAACGGCCTGATAATAAGATGATCGACCTTAATTATTCTAGTACTGGAGTTTATGCTCATAACCCGAGTGCCTGCTAGCCTAACCTGCCAATGGAATGGATCATATTATTCCACAGCTACGATATGCTTCCCGCCGGAAATCACAGTGTTGAGTGATACCACTGTGGTCACTTGAGCATTATGATCTTACGGCATTCAGTCTTCCCGTTGCGCCCCAGGGCAAGGAAATAGACGCCGGGCGCAACTGCAGCGCCAACTGCATCTGCACCCTCCCAGCGATGAGAATATACGCCTCTGCGATAACTCCCTGACGCGAGCCGCGCGACATAACGTCCTGCACAATCATAGACAGCAAGGTCGATGGTTTCGAAATCCTTCTCGACCGTGAAACTGATGTCGAATCTATCCCCCGGGTTGGGTTTAACAACAAATAGGAGTAAACTTTCAAATGCTGATAGTTCATCCACTGCAGTACCGGAATCAACCGGGACTGCGAGGGTCGCCAGCACTGCTATTGCCGTCTTGATGACCTCCGCCGCGAATTCGAGATTATTGAACCCGGTTGGTCCGATGGTATCACCAACTGTATGGTAACCTGGACACAGAACGCGCTCGATACCTCCTGTAGAAACATAACCGTGCTGCCAGAAACTCGCATGATCTGAGGAACCGGTCGTGCCCGTGTAGCGTACCGGACGGATCTTCAACTGCGTGTATGTATCTGCAACCGTCTGATAGAAATTACAGGCAAACAGACTGCACCCGGGCACGGCGCTCGTGTACCTCAGCCGCATCGTATCAAGCAGCGGAGCAGTGACATACCCGATCATGTCGTAGCAAAGAGCCGCGATGATCGTATCGTTCTCGCTGCTCGCCTCGGCGGCCAGGTAGTTGCTACCTATCAAACCCTGCTCTTCTGCATTGAAGGCAGCAAACCGTATCGTGCGCTCGAACTCATAGTTACGCATTACGCGCGCCGCCTCGAGAACTGCAGCCACTCCCGATGCGTTGTCATCGGCGCCAGGTGCGTAGCCAGAACTCGGCACATCATCGAGGTGCGCACCGATCAAAACGTAGTTTTGCGTCGCCGGATAGTATGCACCTAATTTGATGCCAACGACATTATCTCCATACAGACTTGAAAAACTGTGACGGTAAACACTATCGCAGTCGTACTGAGCAAGCATATCATTTATATAATTGACAGCAACTATCCTGTTGGAATCGCTCATCGAATACCGCGTATACATACGCTGGAGGGTCAGAACCGTATTCAAGATATTCTCCGGGTCGACATTATTCAGCATCTGCTCAATGAGCGTGTCTCTTGTTACCGGGAGATCCTTGAAATCATAGTAACCGGGATCACGTCTCACAATCGGCGTCAGCGTTAACTGCTGCAATTCTACCTGTAAACGATTCAACAGCGGTACATTGTCCGGCGTCGTAGCAATGAGAACACACTCTTCATAGCGGTCAATGATCCTGCCGAAACGTGCAATATC
The sequence above is a segment of the candidate division WOR-3 bacterium genome. Coding sequences within it:
- a CDS encoding 4Fe-4S binding protein, with the protein product MKQITVISGKGGTGKTVLTASFAALAHNACFVDCDVDAADLHLLLNPKVRETHIFKSGKAPKINRATCTECGECIDVCRFNAIDETFEIDKFSCEGCAICSIVCPSKAITMEENESGEWYVSDTKYGPFVHAKLGIAEANSGRLVTRIRKAAQEIADKERLDYVINDGPPG
- the tsaA gene encoding tRNA (N6-threonylcarbamoyladenosine(37)-N6)-methyltransferase TrmO, producing MKIEPIGIIHTPLRNKADAPVQFSRSKIVGRIEVFKEYAAGLSDIEGFSHIIVIFRFHKSRGYRLKLKPCWDDKQRGLFSTRAPRRPNQLGLSVLRLLNRRGNILKVRGVDMLDGTPLLDIKPYIPHDIPKRSVRTGWLRGKMR
- a CDS encoding ATP-binding protein — translated: MPEVRQADAKILRSMVLSVASGKGGTGKTTIATSLALAVGNVQFLDCDVEEPNAHLFIKVRWERSEIVSTPVPEVDESKCDYCGKCAEICAYNSLAVLKDRVLVFPHLCHGCGGCALLCPQRAIREVDREIGKVDRGRVGEMQFIQGKMNVGEVMAPPLVRAVKRNIAEKKDIIIDAPPGTSCPVIESVRGSDYCLLVTEPTPFGLNDLGLAVEAVRKLDIPFGVVINRANLGDNKVEEYCKNEKIDILMRIPFDRSIAVSYSRGIPLVDAKPAYRNHLRQMFTSIKKSIHED
- a CDS encoding NifB/NifX family molybdenum-iron cluster-binding protein, producing MKICVTSQGDNLDSQLDPRFGRCKYFLFVDEDTLDFEAIENPNSDATGGAGIQSGQLVAKREARVVLTGNVGPNAFETLRAAGIEVITGVSGTVKEAIEKYASGELSPTDKPSVNSKFGLPGRQ
- a CDS encoding NifB/NifX family molybdenum-iron cluster-binding protein: MRIAISSDGDLVSAHFGRCPTFTIVDVNEGKITKRETVQNPGHQPGFIPQFLYEKGVECIVCGGMGRRATNFFSEYGIQAILGITGKIEDVLEKIQEGTLEGGESLCKPGSGKGYGLGKTECDHPEEHKGEH
- a CDS encoding DUF5320 domain-containing protein, with translation MPGGDRTGPLGAGPMTGRGAGYCAGYAAPGYANPVGGRGRRFGRGRGWFGRGWRHWYGPGPGWVPYAYGDPYYSGYVYPTYPNGRELSTSDEMTMLREQSEFLQNELKEIQERIGTLEKAQTQEKK
- a CDS encoding transcriptional repressor produces the protein MRRGNPGPHWWYGRFRGRGYRITVAREAILDILSRTEEHLSAEEVYLAVHKIQPNVGLTTVYRTLELLVHMGLVFKFDFGDGRARYELSEGPKGSRHHHHLVCTNCGRVIDYTDFIDDEVELLSRTEKGLQRKFDFEITNHLIQFYGLCDKCRKK
- a CDS encoding transposase, whose protein sequence is MGWIPRICGENLYHHIYAWGNDRHPVFKSVEHYQKYLIMLEEYALCFDVDILAYALMESHVHLFIYDRSKNISVFMMNLHGHYARYYNKINERVGHVFGERFNNKLVLANVYGKWLSRYIHRQATEAGIVEDPADYPWSSYRTYMGLEMKEFVKSNVILEQFGEGESRLREYRAFVLSHDDGPVDWSRRYFTLLEGSELIDYAGRIMNVDRSVLLEPQGIKERHLRHYAIRLLYERYGFKPALLARAFRLSRVAVTGILMRRKI
- a CDS encoding T9SS type A sorting domain-containing protein; its protein translation is MLTCDYYGSVFLRENVTSPGIVENDKNPAASNVLTVTPNPFSDLATINYQPADDREVNLTICDITGRTVKSFPLITSQPFGSMSVAWDGRDNEHRRVPDGVYLITLMTGSRIETKKVLLVR
- a CDS encoding GNAT family N-acetyltransferase, with translation MSINSSTRIIKVDHLIIRPLTSSFWSDFVELFGKKGAYGGCWCMWWRLSRREFEKGQGAGNRRAMKHLVDSGNIPGLLAYKVKTAIGWCSIAPREQYAALERSRVLKRLDSEPVWSIVCFFIHKEYHGRGVSEKLIRRAVEYAGSRGAKIVEAYPAIPRRKELPPVSSFMGLPQIFRKVGFVECKRPSASKVVMRYYVDSSLKAKSTSPNK
- a CDS encoding M20/M25/M40 family metallo-hydrolase gives rise to the protein MKVSICFAFCLSFAVHSTYAEEYLVRIDASEGQDLQVVELVDEYALLVTNDEGLRALENIGLDYSVLDKDPKHRLYFFVFPFGEVLEDIARFGRIIDRYEECVLIATTPDNVPLLNRLQVELQQLTLTPIVRRDPGYYDFKDLPVTRDTLIEQMLNNVDPENILNTVLTLQRMYTRYSMSDSNRIVAVNYINDMLAQYDCDSVYRHSFSSLYGDNVVGIKLGAYYPATQNYVLIGAHLDDVPSSGYAPGADDNASGVAAVLEAARVMRNYEFERTIRFAAFNAEEQGLIGSNYLAAEASSENDTIIAALCYDMIGYVTAPLLDTMRLRYTSAVPGCSLFACNFYQTVADTYTQLKIRPVRYTGTTGSSDHASFWQHGYVSTGGIERVLCPGYHTVGDTIGPTGFNNLEFAAEVIKTAIAVLATLAVPVDSGTAVDELSAFESLLLFVVKPNPGDRFDISFTVEKDFETIDLAVYDCAGRYVARLASGSYRRGVYSHRWEGADAVGAAVAPGVYFLALGRNGKTECRKIIMLK